One segment of Solanum stenotomum isolate F172 chromosome 1, ASM1918654v1, whole genome shotgun sequence DNA contains the following:
- the LOC125873624 gene encoding uncharacterized protein LOC125873624: MALHFHTISEISSKSTHWNLKVCVIRLWIVPDKFKPEIPYFLEMILQDEKALQDSSQKHHSITDELSKGVVSFTYLSDLLQCYKESSFWIAAKIVCLELDHGWSYLACNNCITKVDTEGIKYYCKKCNSEVKSVIHRYRLQLSVMDGTAFISILLWNKETIQLLGKTAKELKEGLLEDDESS; this comes from the exons ATGGCTTTGCACTTTCACACAATCTCAGAAATTTCATCTAAATCAACGCACTGGAACTTAAAAGTTTGTGTTATTCGATTGTGGATAGTTCCTGATAAATTCAAACCAGAAATACCTTACTTTTTGGAGATGATTTTACAAGATGAAAAG GCTCTCCAAGACAGTTCTCAAAAACATCATTCTATTACTGATGAGTTGTCTAAAGGTGTTGTATCTTTTACATATCTTTCTGATTTGCTTCAATGCTACAAG GAATCTTCCTTTTGGATTGCTGCAAAAATCGTCTGTTTGGAACTTGACCATGGATGGTCATACTTGGCTTGCAACAATTGTATTACAAAGGTTGATACAGAGGGAATCAAATATTATTGTAAAAAATGCAATTCTGAAGTTAAATCTGTTATTCACAG ATACAGGCTACAACTGTCTGTTATGGATGGCACTGCATTTATTTCAATATTGCTTTGGAATAAAGAGACTATACAACTACTTGGTAAAACTgcaaaagagttgaaagaaggATTACTTGAAGATGACGAAAGTTCTTAG